GGCCATTATGCTGTTGCTGCCCAGACTCTGGGGACGGTTTTTATCGTGCCGGTAGATGATGAAGCGCCCGGTTGCTTTGTCCAGCATGCACAGCCCGCCGTTGTCGGTCCCAATCCACAGCCTCCCTTTGCGGTCTTCGTAAAGGGTTCGGACGTAATTATCGCTCAGGCTGGCGGGCCGGGCCGGGTCATTGCGGTAAATTGTAAACGAATAGCCGTCGTAGCGGTTTAATCCATCGACCGTACCAAACCACATGAACCCTTGTCGATCCTGGAGAATACTGGTAACATTGCTCTGCGAAAGCCCTTCATTCGTTGTAATGTGCCTGAAACGCACAGAACCACGCTGAGCCTCAGCAGAATGGTACAACAGCAGGATGGACAGCAGCGCGGTAAAAAGTGATTTCATGAAAGGGCCGACAATTCGTTTGACACAACTTTTATTCACGCCCCTTGCCAATGGGAATGTGAATAATTACTAGGTCATGGCTAACAAAAATTGGTCCTAACTGCTCATTTTTTCGTATTTTAGTTTACATAACCCCCTGATCCACATTATGTGCTATTCTGTTAATGTAATTTCTGAAATTAGCCAACTGGCAAAAGCATTTAAGGTGTCCAACAAAGACCCGCAAAATGAAGGGTATACTCCTTCCGCAAAAATCTCCGGATTCGCGCATCCCCTGCTGCCCGTCATTTCGCAGGAAAATCCGGACGAAATTCAGCTTTTCAAATGGGGGTTGATTCCAACCTGGGCCAAAGAGGATAAGGCCGACGAACTGGCGAAAATGACGCTGAACGCCCGCGAAGAGTCTATTTTTGAAAAACCTTCGTTCAAAGACAGCATCGGGTCCAGACGTTGTCTGCTGCTGGTGGACGGTTTTTACGAGTGGCGGCACGAAAAAAAGGAGAAAATACCGTATTTCATCACGATGGCGGACGGCAAACCGTTTGCGCTGGGCTGTATTTACTCGGTCTGGAAAGGGCAGCACACGTTTTCCATTGTGACCACCCCGGCCAACCCGCTCATGGAATACATTCACAACACCAAAAAGCGGATGCCGCTGATGATCAGCCACGCGGAAGAACGACGCTGGATCAACCCGGAACTGACCAAAGCAGAGATCCAGGAATTGATGCAGCCGCTGGACGAAAACGAAATGAAAGCGGAGGTCTTGGGGTAAAGCGGCTTCTTGCTGATTGACAAACTGATTACGGGTGGGCGGGCCACCATTTTTCGGGGATAGAACCGGCCCACCCGTCCGGTTTTACAACACAAACCGGTCTACCTCGGCAATAACCGATTTCAAGTCAGCCGGGTTGTTGACGTAATCCAGGGTGTCCACCTCGAGAATCAGCAGCTTCCCAGCGGTGTATTCCCCCACGAAGGCTTCGTAATGCTGGTTCAGACTGGCCAGGTAATCCGGGCTGATGGATTGTTCGTACGCCCGCCCCCGCATCCGAATCCGCTCCTGGAGTTTCGGCAGCCCGGCGCGGAGGTAAATCATCAGGTCGGGTGGGTGCACCAGGGCCAGCATGTTTTCAAACACCCGCCGGTAGGTCTGGTAATCCCGCGGGCTCATCAGGCCGCTTTCGTGCAGATTCCGGGCAAAAATGTGGGCATCCTCGTAGATGGTCCGGTCCTGCACCACCGACCCCCGGCCTTCGTTAATGACCAGCATCTGCTCAAACCGGCTGTTGAGGAAAAAGATTTGCAGATTAAACGACCAGCGGGCCATATCTTCATAAAAATCAACCAAATACGGATTCCCTTCAACGGCTTCCTTCAAAACATCCCAGCCGTAATGAGCGGCCAGTAGTGTGGCCAGCGTGGTTTTGCCGGCCCCGATATTACCCGTGATCGCAATGTGCATAAGCGCCTGATTTAAACCCAACGTGCTCGTCAGGGATACTTTTTGTATCTTTGTGTGTTTACCGAAGACAGGCATCCATTACCTTATGAAGCCCTATCGCGTTTTATTATACTACTGCTATACAACCATTGAAAACCCCGAGCAGTTTCGGGATGAACACCACCAGCTCTGCATTCGCCTGAATTTGCTGGGCCGAATCATCGTGGCCCCTGAAGGATTGAACGGCACGGTATCGGGTTCGCCCGCCGACTGCGAGGAATACATGCGGATTGTCAAAGCCGACCCGCGCTTTGACAGTCTGGAGTTTAAAGTGGACGAATCCGACGAACACGCCTTCCAGAAACTGAACGTTCGGCTGAAAAACGAGATCGTCAACTCCGATCTGCCGGTTGATCCGCTCGTCCGCACGGGTATTCACCTCGAACCCGAAGATTTTAAAAAACTGAAGGACGAGGAGGATGTTGTGCTGATCGACATGCGGTCGAACTACGAGCATTCCGTCGGGAAATTCAAGGGTGCCATTACCTTCGACATGGAGAACCTGCGGGAGCTACCCCAGCACATGGAAGAAATCAAGCACCTCAAAAAGAAGAAGGTGATTACCTACTGCACGGGCGGCATCAAGTGCGAAAAAGCCAGCGCCTACCTGATCGATCAGGGTTTCGAGAACGTCTACCAGCTGCACGGCGGCATCATCAAATACGGGCTTGAAGCCGGTGGGGAAGATTTCGACGGCAAATGCTACGTGTTCGACAACCGGGTGGCGGTGGAGGTCAACCAGGTAAATCCGGTCGTTATTGCGACCTGTTACCGCTGCGGTTCCCCCACCGACCGGATGATCAACTGCGCCAGCCCGGCCTGCAACAACCACGTGACGCTCTGCGAAAACTGCGGAGACGAACACCAGGGCACCTGCCGGAACGAATGCAAGGCCGACCCGAATCTGCGCCCGTACGACGGTACCGGGTATTACGCCAAAGAAACCCGCGGCTACTCGCCCTTGCTGGGTTACCGGAGCCAGCAGGCGTCAATGAGCCACTAATTCTTTTTCCATTACAAAGTCATTCATCCAATAGGGTCCGATGGGAATGTCTTCCTCCCGGATCACCCGAAAGCCCAGCCGTTCGTAGAACTGCCGGGCTTTATTGTACCGGTTTACGTTCAGGTACAGCCGATCGGCCCCAGCCGCCCGGCACCGGCGAACGACTTCATCCAGCAAAAGCCGCCCGGTTCCCTTGCCCTGCTCGGAGGGCAGCACGTAGATTTTGTGCAGCTTAAACCCGCTGGGCTCGGCGGTATTCTGAGAATACGAAGCAAAACCGGTCAACTGCCCATCGGAATAGACCAGCACAAATTCGTGCTGCTGGTTTTCCATCTGATCCCGCAGCGCTTCCTCAGCATAAATGGCCTGAAACATGAATTGAATCTGTTCCGGATCGAGAATGGCGCGGTAGGTAGGCTCCCAGATTTTTTCCTGCAAGGCAATAATGGCATTAATATCGGCCACGGTGGCCGTCCGCAATTCATGCAACATAGAATGAACAAGTTAGTACGGCAAAAGTAGTTTACCGGAGCGATAAAAGCCGCAAACAGGCTATTCCCATTTCATTATTGCTTACCTTTGACATTCAGTAAACACGCAAACACGATTACCATGCCGGAACAAAAACCGTTGATTTTGGTATCGAATGACGACGGCATCAATGCCCCCGGCATTCGAACCTTAGTAACATTGATGAAACAACTGGGTGACGTTGTGGTGGTTGCCCCCAGCAGCCCGCAGTCGGGAATGGGACACGCCATTACCATTGCTTCCCCCCTACGCCTATACGAAGTCGACCTGTTTCCGGGTACGCCCGCTTACGAATGTTCCGGTACGCCCGCCGACTGCGTAAAACTGGCCAAGCATTACGTCCTCAAAGAGCGGGTTCCGGATCTGGTGGTGAGCGGCATCAACCACGGCAGCAATACCTCGATCAGTGTCCTTTATTCGGGTACCATGTCGGCGGCCATCGAAGCGGCCATTGAGGGCATTCCGGCCATCGGTTTTTCGCTGTGCGATTATGCCCACGACGCCGATTTTACGCACACGCACGATCATATCCTGAAAATTGCCGGTCACGCGCTCGAAAACGGCATTCCGAAGGGCGTAGCGCTGAATGTCAACTTCCCGGCCAAATCCGACCAGCCCCTGCGCGAAATCCGGGTGTGCCGGCAAGCCGACGCCCGCTGGCTGGAAGAGTTCGACGAGCGCAAAGACCCCTACGGCCGGAATTATTTCTGGATGGCGGGTAAGTTCGTCAACAACGATACCGGTGAGGACACCGACGAATACGCCTTGTCGCAAAACTGTACGTCCGTAGTGCCCTGCCAGCTCGATCTGACAGATTACAAAAACATAGAGACGCTCAAAGGCTGGAACATCAACGAGCGTGCGCAGACGCTTCAGGATTCGCCAGCCGCCGAACCTACCCACCCATCATCCTAAATCCACTTGACCGATGGCCTTTTTAGGAAGCTTATTGAAACGAGGAATTTCGCTGACCAACGTGGTCCGACGGAAAAAACTGAATCCTCTGAAATTACAGAAGAAAACCTTTATCAAACTGATCGGCAAAGCCCGCTACACGCAGTTTGGGCAGGCGTTTCAGTTTGAAGACATAGAAAATGCCGCCTTCTTCGACGAGAGCAAGGAGTTTTACCGGAAGTTTCAGGAGAACGTTCCCATCTACGATTACAACAAGATTTACAAAGACTGGTGGCACCGCTCGATCAAGGGCGAAAAAAACGTCTGCTGGCCCGGACGGGTTACCTATTTCGCGCTGAGTTCCGGCACCTCGGAAGCGGCCTCGAAATCCATTCCGGTGACCAAAGCCATGACCAAAGCGATTCAGAAGACCAGCATTCGGCAAATTCTGAGCCTGAGCCGCTACCAGCACCTCCCCTCTCAGCTCTACGAAAAAGGAATGCTGATGCTGGGCGGCAGCACCCGGCTCAGCTACCGGGATAACCATTTCGAGGGCGACCTGAGCGGTATTCAGGCCAAACAGATTCCGTTCTGGTTTCAGAAATTCTACAAACCGGGCAAAGAAATTGCCCAGGAACAGGACTGGGCGCTGAAACTGGACGAAATTACGGAGCAGGCTTCACAGTGGGACATTGGTTTTGTGGTGGGTGTGCCGGCCTGGATTCAGTTACTGATGGAGAAAATCATTGACCACTACAAGGTCAAGACCATTCACGACATCTGGCCGAACCTGATGGTGTTTTGCCACGGTGGGGTTTCGTTCGAACCGTACCGCAAGGGCTTTGAACGGTTGCTGGCCCACCCGATTACCTACATCGAGACCTACCTGGCCTCGGAAGGCTTCATTGCCTACCAGAGCCACCCCGATGCGGAAGGGATGCAACTGGTGCTGGACAACGGCATTTTCTTTGAATTTATTCCTTTCAACGACGAAAACTTCAACGCCGACGGCGAGGTGGTGGCCAAACCGCAGACGCTGATGATCGACGAAGTGGAAGAGGGGAAGGAATACGCCCTGCTGATTTCGACGGTTTCGGGGGCCTGGCGGTATTTGATTGGTGACACCATCCGGTTTGTTTCCAAAAAACGCTGCGAGATTGTCATAACCGGCCGGACCAAACACTTCCTTAGTCTGTGCGGGGAACACCTCTCGGTTGACAACATGAACAAAGCCGTCGAATTGGCCTCACGCGAACTAAAAATAAACGTTCGGGAATTTACCGTGGCCGGTATTTCGCACGACAACCTGTTTGCCCACCACTGGTACATTGGCACCGACGAGTCGGTCGATGAAACGGTTTTAAAAAGCCTGATCGACGCCAAACTGAAGGAACTGAACGACGACTACGCCGTTGAACGCCGGCACGCTCTCAAGGACGTTTTCGTGACGGTATTGCCTTCGTCGACCTTTTACAAATGGATGGAAACGAAGGGCAAGCTGGGCGGCCAGAACAAATTCCCACGGGTCTTGAAGAAGAACCTGGTTGGCGATTGGGAAGGCTTCCTCAACACCCAGGGCATTGAACCCCAGACCATTCGGGAACTGTAGGCAGCGCGGTCCGCTAGTCAGGTTTCCCTTCACCCCTCCAAGATGTGCTTTTGCTAGCCCCGCACTACGTGCGGGGCTAGCTACCATACTGGCCTTTGCCAATAGCGAACCGCCTACTTCAGAAGCGCAACCAGCGGATCGTAGAGCCGGGTCCAGGCCAGTTGCAAAGCGATAAAGATAAAGACAATGCCGGTTACCCGGTTGAAAGTCAGCACCACTCTGGGGGTAAAAAACCGTTTGAGCTTGTGCGCAAAGACGGCCAAGGCTGATTCTGTGGAAAAAATTCCGACCAGACTAGCCATCATAAAGACATACCGCTCGACCGGGCTGTAGTGCAGGGAGTTGGTCAGGTAAGCCGCCAGGGTAACCCAGGTGATAAAATTGATCGGGTTGATGGCATTCAGGACAAAACCCGTCGAGAAATAATAGAGAAAATTACCAAACCGGGTTTTGGGGTACGCCAAACGCGGAGTTCCTTTAAATAGATTGGCAACCCCCATCGCCAGGAGCAGCACGACGCCGAACAGCGTCAGGTAAATCTCAAATCCCTCAACTTTGGGTAGAAAGGCCGTGCCAAACAGGGCGCAGACGACAAAAATGGCATCGCACACCACCACGCCGAAGG
This Larkinella insperata DNA region includes the following protein-coding sequences:
- a CDS encoding SOS response-associated peptidase, which translates into the protein MCYSVNVISEISQLAKAFKVSNKDPQNEGYTPSAKISGFAHPLLPVISQENPDEIQLFKWGLIPTWAKEDKADELAKMTLNAREESIFEKPSFKDSIGSRRCLLLVDGFYEWRHEKKEKIPYFITMADGKPFALGCIYSVWKGQHTFSIVTTPANPLMEYIHNTKKRMPLMISHAEERRWINPELTKAEIQELMQPLDENEMKAEVLG
- a CDS encoding deoxynucleoside kinase, with protein sequence MHIAITGNIGAGKTTLATLLAAHYGWDVLKEAVEGNPYLVDFYEDMARWSFNLQIFFLNSRFEQMLVINEGRGSVVQDRTIYEDAHIFARNLHESGLMSPRDYQTYRRVFENMLALVHPPDLMIYLRAGLPKLQERIRMRGRAYEQSISPDYLASLNQHYEAFVGEYTAGKLLILEVDTLDYVNNPADLKSVIAEVDRFVL
- the trhO gene encoding oxygen-dependent tRNA uridine(34) hydroxylase TrhO, whose translation is MKPYRVLLYYCYTTIENPEQFRDEHHQLCIRLNLLGRIIVAPEGLNGTVSGSPADCEEYMRIVKADPRFDSLEFKVDESDEHAFQKLNVRLKNEIVNSDLPVDPLVRTGIHLEPEDFKKLKDEEDVVLIDMRSNYEHSVGKFKGAITFDMENLRELPQHMEEIKHLKKKKVITYCTGGIKCEKASAYLIDQGFENVYQLHGGIIKYGLEAGGEDFDGKCYVFDNRVAVEVNQVNPVVIATCYRCGSPTDRMINCASPACNNHVTLCENCGDEHQGTCRNECKADPNLRPYDGTGYYAKETRGYSPLLGYRSQQASMSH
- a CDS encoding GNAT family N-acetyltransferase, with product MLHELRTATVADINAIIALQEKIWEPTYRAILDPEQIQFMFQAIYAEEALRDQMENQQHEFVLVYSDGQLTGFASYSQNTAEPSGFKLHKIYVLPSEQGKGTGRLLLDEVVRRCRAAGADRLYLNVNRYNKARQFYERLGFRVIREEDIPIGPYWMNDFVMEKELVAH
- the surE gene encoding 5'/3'-nucleotidase SurE; this translates as MPEQKPLILVSNDDGINAPGIRTLVTLMKQLGDVVVVAPSSPQSGMGHAITIASPLRLYEVDLFPGTPAYECSGTPADCVKLAKHYVLKERVPDLVVSGINHGSNTSISVLYSGTMSAAIEAAIEGIPAIGFSLCDYAHDADFTHTHDHILKIAGHALENGIPKGVALNVNFPAKSDQPLREIRVCRQADARWLEEFDERKDPYGRNYFWMAGKFVNNDTGEDTDEYALSQNCTSVVPCQLDLTDYKNIETLKGWNINERAQTLQDSPAAEPTHPSS
- a CDS encoding GH3 family domain-containing protein encodes the protein MAFLGSLLKRGISLTNVVRRKKLNPLKLQKKTFIKLIGKARYTQFGQAFQFEDIENAAFFDESKEFYRKFQENVPIYDYNKIYKDWWHRSIKGEKNVCWPGRVTYFALSSGTSEAASKSIPVTKAMTKAIQKTSIRQILSLSRYQHLPSQLYEKGMLMLGGSTRLSYRDNHFEGDLSGIQAKQIPFWFQKFYKPGKEIAQEQDWALKLDEITEQASQWDIGFVVGVPAWIQLLMEKIIDHYKVKTIHDIWPNLMVFCHGGVSFEPYRKGFERLLAHPITYIETYLASEGFIAYQSHPDAEGMQLVLDNGIFFEFIPFNDENFNADGEVVAKPQTLMIDEVEEGKEYALLISTVSGAWRYLIGDTIRFVSKKRCEIVITGRTKHFLSLCGEHLSVDNMNKAVELASRELKINVREFTVAGISHDNLFAHHWYIGTDESVDETVLKSLIDAKLKELNDDYAVERRHALKDVFVTVLPSSTFYKWMETKGKLGGQNKFPRVLKKNLVGDWEGFLNTQGIEPQTIREL
- a CDS encoding LysE family translocator, whose translation is MILAILYGLIAGILLCLTFGTVFFSLLQNSVDNGYRSGIKIAFGVVVCDAIFVVCALFGTAFLPKVEGFEIYLTLFGVVLLLAMGVANLFKGTPRLAYPKTRFGNFLYYFSTGFVLNAINPINFITWVTLAAYLTNSLHYSPVERYVFMMASLVGIFSTESALAVFAHKLKRFFTPRVVLTFNRVTGIVFIFIALQLAWTRLYDPLVALLK